In one Phyllostomus discolor isolate MPI-MPIP mPhyDis1 chromosome 8, mPhyDis1.pri.v3, whole genome shotgun sequence genomic region, the following are encoded:
- the MRPL27 gene encoding 39S ribosomal protein L27, mitochondrial isoform X2 gives MASALLALSTRAAALLKPPQAAALAVRYASKKTGGSSKNLGGKSPGKRFGLRKMEGHYVHAGNILGTQRHFRWHPGAHVGLGKKKYLYALEEGVIRFTKEVYVPHPNNSEAVDLVTRLPKGAVLYKTFVHVVPAKPEGTFKLVAML, from the exons ATGGCGTCGGCATTGCTGGCGCTGAGTACCCGGGCAGCTG CCCTGCTGAAGCCCCCTCAGGCTGCAGCTCTTGCCGTCAGATATGCATCCAAGAAGACAGGCGGTAGCTCCAAAAACCTCGGTGGAAAGTCACCAGGCAAACGCTTTGGCCTCAGGAAAATGGAGG GCCACTATGTTCACGCCGGCAACATCCTGGGGACTCAGCGCCACTTTCGCTGGCACCCGGGTGCCCAT GTGGGCCTCGGGAAGAAGAAATATCTGTACGCCCTGGAGGAGGGGGTCATCCGCTTCACCAAAGAGGTCTACGTGCCCCACCCCAACAACTCGGAGGCTGTGGATCTGGTCACCAGGCTGCCCAAGGGTGCTGTGCTCTATAAGACTTTTGTTCACGTGGTTCCTGCCAAGCCTGAGGGCACCTTCAAACtggtggccatgctctga
- the MRPL27 gene encoding 39S ribosomal protein L27, mitochondrial isoform X1, which produces MASALLALSTRAAATALLKPPQAAALAVRYASKKTGGSSKNLGGKSPGKRFGLRKMEGHYVHAGNILGTQRHFRWHPGAHVGLGKKKYLYALEEGVIRFTKEVYVPHPNNSEAVDLVTRLPKGAVLYKTFVHVVPAKPEGTFKLVAML; this is translated from the exons ATGGCGTCGGCATTGCTGGCGCTGAGTACCCGGGCAGCTG CTACAGCCCTGCTGAAGCCCCCTCAGGCTGCAGCTCTTGCCGTCAGATATGCATCCAAGAAGACAGGCGGTAGCTCCAAAAACCTCGGTGGAAAGTCACCAGGCAAACGCTTTGGCCTCAGGAAAATGGAGG GCCACTATGTTCACGCCGGCAACATCCTGGGGACTCAGCGCCACTTTCGCTGGCACCCGGGTGCCCAT GTGGGCCTCGGGAAGAAGAAATATCTGTACGCCCTGGAGGAGGGGGTCATCCGCTTCACCAAAGAGGTCTACGTGCCCCACCCCAACAACTCGGAGGCTGTGGATCTGGTCACCAGGCTGCCCAAGGGTGCTGTGCTCTATAAGACTTTTGTTCACGTGGTTCCTGCCAAGCCTGAGGGCACCTTCAAACtggtggccatgctctga